The following coding sequences lie in one Mustelus asterias chromosome 8, sMusAst1.hap1.1, whole genome shotgun sequence genomic window:
- the LOC144497432 gene encoding uncharacterized protein LOC144497432 isoform X1, which produces MNSDESTSGHIGKPTDYKSGDQFYYQRLGSRSCKLLHQWILLLAFVWSPGVVNGVCICDGNLDFRTFKFSQVREECCLNFTGSSIGALQWNVFTNLSGIKVLDLSNCNISEIYEVDETPTSLEVVYLDHNQLEQLPSNFLTNAPSLKVLHLEKNQLQQLPENVLEASDQIQELYLDSNNLISIPASVFKPSLVKLSVFNNTLECTCALYDGLAKYITVNVSISGSENVLMCYTTKHPQGLNIIAIHRSDICRSHGLTALFICLPLIAALALVLCCYCWRSKRSNFKVMRQDNQICTIEKSGFSNAGDHHYITCRTPETTPIPTGYENSILARNQLMLRPSTALLGSNRDLYEEVEIKLGSSVDSVTRADKIYLDMPNNNVGDEDAVEAVHAEPELVSVTEELQEEDRQRLYMNKSANYYNLVPGIELDDSDHGEYENIDLS; this is translated from the coding sequence GTTCAAGGTCCTGCAAATTGCTCCACCAGTGGATTCTACTACTAGCGTTTGTTTGGAGTCCAGGGGTTGTGAATGGAGTCTGCATATGTGATGGCAACCTTGATTTCAGGACCTTTAAGTTTAGCCAGGTGAGAGAAGAATGTTGCCTAAACTTCACTGGCTCTTCCATTGGTGCCCTTCAATGGAACGTCTTCACAAACTTGTCAGGAATCAAGGTCCTCGACCTCTCAAATTGCAACATATCTGAGATCTATGAAGTGGATGAAACCCCAACCTCTCTGGAGGTCGTGTACCTGGACCACAATCAATTAGAACAATTACCCTCTAACTTCCTCACAAACGCACCCAGCTTAAAAGTTCTTCACCTGGAGAAAAACCAGCTTCAACAGTTACCAGAGAACGTCCTCGAGGCTTCAGACCAGATTCAGGAGTTGTACCTGGACTCCAACAATTTAATTTCTATACCTGCTAGTGTCTTTAAACCAAGCCTTGTGAAATTGTCTGTTTTTAATAACACCTTGGAGTGTACATGTGCCTTGTATGATGGTTTGGCGAAATATATTACTGTAAACGTAAGCATCAGCGGATCAGAAAATGTGCTAATGTGCTACACAACAAAGCACCCACAAGGTCTGAATATCATCGCCATTCATCGCTCAGATATCTGCAGGTCCCATGGTCTCACAGCCCTCTTCATTTGCCTGCCATTGATTGCAGCTCTTGCTCTGGTGTTGTGCTGTTACTGCTGGAGAAGTAAAAGGTCAAATTTTAAAGTGATGAGACAAGACAATCAAATTTGCACCATCGAGAAGTCTGGCTTTTCGAATGCGGGGGACCATCACTATATAACTTGCAGGACTCCGGAGACAACCCCCATTCCCACAGGGTATGAAAACAGCATCCTGGCCAGAAACCAGCTCATGTTACGCCCCTCAACTGCATTGCTCGGGAGCAACCGTGACTTGTACGAAGAGGTGGAGATAAAGCTCGGCAGTTCTGTCGACTCAGTCACACGTGCTGACAAGATTTATCTCGACATGCCCAATAATAACGTGGGGGACGAAGATGCTGTTGAGGCAGTCCATGCTGAGCCAGAATTGGTGAGTGTCACAGAGGAGTTACAGGAGGAAGATCGTCAAAGGCTCTACATGAATAAGTCCGCAAACTACTACAACCTAGTTCCTGGCATTGAGTTAGACGACTCTGACCATGGTGAATATGAAAACATTGACCTATCCTAG
- the LOC144497432 gene encoding uncharacterized protein LOC144497432 isoform X2, with protein MGESGTDTKGSRSCKLLHQWILLLAFVWSPGVVNGVCICDGNLDFRTFKFSQVREECCLNFTGSSIGALQWNVFTNLSGIKVLDLSNCNISEIYEVDETPTSLEVVYLDHNQLEQLPSNFLTNAPSLKVLHLEKNQLQQLPENVLEASDQIQELYLDSNNLISIPASVFKPSLVKLSVFNNTLECTCALYDGLAKYITVNVSISGSENVLMCYTTKHPQGLNIIAIHRSDICRSHGLTALFICLPLIAALALVLCCYCWRSKRSNFKVMRQDNQICTIEKSGFSNAGDHHYITCRTPETTPIPTGYENSILARNQLMLRPSTALLGSNRDLYEEVEIKLGSSVDSVTRADKIYLDMPNNNVGDEDAVEAVHAEPELVSVTEELQEEDRQRLYMNKSANYYNLVPGIELDDSDHGEYENIDLS; from the coding sequence GTTCAAGGTCCTGCAAATTGCTCCACCAGTGGATTCTACTACTAGCGTTTGTTTGGAGTCCAGGGGTTGTGAATGGAGTCTGCATATGTGATGGCAACCTTGATTTCAGGACCTTTAAGTTTAGCCAGGTGAGAGAAGAATGTTGCCTAAACTTCACTGGCTCTTCCATTGGTGCCCTTCAATGGAACGTCTTCACAAACTTGTCAGGAATCAAGGTCCTCGACCTCTCAAATTGCAACATATCTGAGATCTATGAAGTGGATGAAACCCCAACCTCTCTGGAGGTCGTGTACCTGGACCACAATCAATTAGAACAATTACCCTCTAACTTCCTCACAAACGCACCCAGCTTAAAAGTTCTTCACCTGGAGAAAAACCAGCTTCAACAGTTACCAGAGAACGTCCTCGAGGCTTCAGACCAGATTCAGGAGTTGTACCTGGACTCCAACAATTTAATTTCTATACCTGCTAGTGTCTTTAAACCAAGCCTTGTGAAATTGTCTGTTTTTAATAACACCTTGGAGTGTACATGTGCCTTGTATGATGGTTTGGCGAAATATATTACTGTAAACGTAAGCATCAGCGGATCAGAAAATGTGCTAATGTGCTACACAACAAAGCACCCACAAGGTCTGAATATCATCGCCATTCATCGCTCAGATATCTGCAGGTCCCATGGTCTCACAGCCCTCTTCATTTGCCTGCCATTGATTGCAGCTCTTGCTCTGGTGTTGTGCTGTTACTGCTGGAGAAGTAAAAGGTCAAATTTTAAAGTGATGAGACAAGACAATCAAATTTGCACCATCGAGAAGTCTGGCTTTTCGAATGCGGGGGACCATCACTATATAACTTGCAGGACTCCGGAGACAACCCCCATTCCCACAGGGTATGAAAACAGCATCCTGGCCAGAAACCAGCTCATGTTACGCCCCTCAACTGCATTGCTCGGGAGCAACCGTGACTTGTACGAAGAGGTGGAGATAAAGCTCGGCAGTTCTGTCGACTCAGTCACACGTGCTGACAAGATTTATCTCGACATGCCCAATAATAACGTGGGGGACGAAGATGCTGTTGAGGCAGTCCATGCTGAGCCAGAATTGGTGAGTGTCACAGAGGAGTTACAGGAGGAAGATCGTCAAAGGCTCTACATGAATAAGTCCGCAAACTACTACAACCTAGTTCCTGGCATTGAGTTAGACGACTCTGACCATGGTGAATATGAAAACATTGACCTATCCTAG